In Leptospira sp. WS58.C1, a single genomic region encodes these proteins:
- the queD gene encoding 6-carboxytetrahydropterin synthase QueD gives MEEIELTKEFRFDAAHFLPNVPEGHKCRRMHGHSFRFKLHLKGRVDEKTGWLMDFAEVSKVVKPLLENYLDHYLLNEIEGLENPTSENISIWLWKKLRPELPLLYKITLNETCTSACVYNGPSEK, from the coding sequence ATGGAAGAAATAGAACTTACCAAAGAATTTCGTTTCGATGCCGCACATTTCCTTCCGAATGTTCCGGAAGGTCATAAGTGCAGAAGGATGCACGGACATAGTTTTCGATTCAAATTACATCTGAAAGGTAGGGTAGACGAAAAAACAGGTTGGTTGATGGACTTCGCAGAAGTTAGTAAGGTTGTTAAACCGCTTCTCGAAAACTATCTAGATCATTATCTTTTGAATGAGATCGAAGGTCTAGAAAATCCTACCAGCGAAAATATCAGCATTTGGTTGTGGAAAAAACTTAGACCTGAGCTTCCTCTTTTATACAAGATCACTTTAAACGAAACTTGTACTAGCGCATGTGTTTATAACGGACCTTCCGAGAAATAA
- the queC gene encoding 7-cyano-7-deazaguanine synthase QueC, which produces MSPSAKSNSVRTKSHSKDPKAVVLFSGGLDSTTCLFQAIQDGYSPIALSFDYNQKHKQELKSAKKIAKLLDIPHLIQKLNPEFFQGSSLTEKKIKVPKNSLGHSEIPNTYVPGRNILFLSFGVSLAEGIGAKRLYIGVNALDYSGYPDCRPEFIKVYSDAIRLGTKTGAEGHPLEICTPLQFLDKKEIVLLGSKLGVPFAMTHSCYDPVGGKPCGKCDSCLLRKKGFQEAGVPEK; this is translated from the coding sequence ATGAGTCCTTCTGCTAAGTCGAACAGCGTTCGAACGAAATCTCATTCTAAAGATCCAAAGGCAGTCGTTCTTTTCTCAGGCGGTTTGGATTCCACTACTTGTTTGTTCCAAGCAATCCAAGACGGTTATTCTCCTATAGCTCTTTCCTTCGACTATAATCAAAAACACAAACAAGAACTGAAATCGGCCAAAAAGATCGCAAAACTTTTAGATATACCTCATCTGATCCAAAAATTGAATCCTGAATTTTTCCAAGGTTCTTCCCTTACTGAAAAGAAGATCAAGGTACCTAAAAATTCTTTGGGGCATTCTGAGATCCCAAACACTTACGTTCCAGGAAGAAATATTTTATTTTTATCTTTCGGAGTCTCTCTGGCAGAAGGTATCGGAGCCAAGAGACTCTATATTGGCGTGAATGCATTGGATTATTCCGGTTATCCGGATTGCAGACCTGAATTTATCAAAGTTTATTCTGATGCAATCCGTCTCGGGACCAAAACAGGAGCGGAAGGTCATCCTCTTGAGATCTGCACACCTTTGCAGTTCCTGGATAAAAAAGAGATCGTGTTATTAGGCTCTAAATTAGGCGTTCCGTTTGCCATGACTCATTCTTGCTACGATCCCGTCGGAGGCAAACCTTGCGGAAAATGCGACTCCTGCCTGCTTCGAAAAAAGGGTTTTCAGGAAGCAGGCGTCCCAGAAAAGTGA
- a CDS encoding NAD(P) transhydrogenase subunit alpha encodes MEQFVSYLTIFLIAVFVGIEVINRIPPLLHTPLMSGSNAISGITIIGAILTLHTTNHWIIQVLGFLAIVAATVNVIGGFVVTHRMLGMFKKKD; translated from the coding sequence ATGGAACAGTTCGTAAGCTACCTGACGATATTTTTAATCGCAGTGTTCGTAGGAATCGAGGTCATCAACCGTATTCCTCCTTTATTACATACCCCTCTTATGTCAGGCTCTAATGCCATTTCGGGGATCACGATCATCGGGGCGATCCTAACTCTTCATACTACCAATCATTGGATCATTCAAGTATTAGGATTTCTAGCAATTGTTGCGGCAACCGTCAACGTGATCGGAGGGTTCGTAGTAACTCACCGTATGTTGGGAATGTTCAAGAAAAAGGATTAA
- a CDS encoding NAD(P)(+) transhydrogenase (Re/Si-specific) subunit beta: MEKAYINLIYLISSILFIVGLKLLSHPKTAVRGNFTGAFGMFLAVVGVFFEYGTINQSDIIIIGAAILVGTTIGTFIALKVEMTGMPQLVALLNGLGGLASFLVGGNSLMEILQPGHDTKQLADFQFTISTAATGIIGAVTLTGSLIAFGKLQGLISEKAVRYFGDQIVKVLFLIGALYLGYLNVTEPTKIEWYWYIVLVASVLGVLLVIPIGGADMPVVIALLNSYSGLAASATGFVLGNNVLIISGSLVGASGILLTQIMCKAMNRSLPNVLFGGIGAATSSADSGDIYAGKTKSTSAEEVAMLLDMAQRVVIVPGYGMAVAQAQHAVRELYNQLTDKGIEVEFAIHPVAGRMPGHMNVLLAEADIPYDKMKEMDEINPTFNTVDVVIINGANDVVNPLAKTDPGSPIAGMPILDVDKAKTIIVIKRSLSPGFAGVPNPLFIQENCLMYFQDGKKATQEIVTALKDT, encoded by the coding sequence ATGGAAAAAGCGTATATCAACCTCATTTATCTTATCTCCAGTATCCTTTTTATCGTTGGATTAAAGTTACTTTCTCACCCTAAAACTGCGGTGAGAGGAAATTTTACCGGAGCATTCGGAATGTTCCTAGCGGTTGTGGGAGTATTCTTCGAATATGGAACCATCAACCAAAGTGATATCATCATTATCGGTGCGGCGATCCTAGTCGGGACCACAATCGGAACTTTTATCGCTCTTAAAGTAGAAATGACAGGAATGCCTCAGCTTGTGGCCCTTCTAAACGGACTTGGAGGACTCGCTTCCTTCTTAGTCGGTGGAAACTCCTTGATGGAGATCCTACAACCAGGTCATGATACAAAACAACTTGCTGATTTCCAGTTCACAATCTCCACTGCGGCAACCGGTATTATCGGAGCCGTAACTCTTACAGGAAGTTTGATCGCATTCGGAAAACTGCAAGGTTTGATCTCCGAGAAAGCCGTTCGCTACTTCGGAGACCAGATCGTTAAAGTTCTATTTTTGATCGGTGCGCTTTACTTAGGTTATTTGAACGTAACCGAGCCTACTAAGATCGAGTGGTACTGGTACATCGTATTAGTCGCTTCCGTCCTCGGAGTTCTGTTAGTAATTCCGATCGGTGGAGCGGATATGCCGGTGGTAATCGCTCTTCTGAACTCTTATTCGGGACTTGCTGCTTCCGCTACAGGATTCGTTTTAGGAAACAACGTACTCATCATCTCCGGATCTCTTGTTGGAGCTTCCGGGATCCTTCTTACTCAAATTATGTGTAAGGCGATGAACCGTTCCCTTCCAAACGTTCTTTTCGGAGGAATTGGAGCAGCGACGTCTTCCGCGGATTCCGGGGACATCTACGCCGGAAAAACAAAATCTACTTCCGCAGAAGAAGTGGCTATGTTACTGGATATGGCTCAAAGAGTGGTGATCGTTCCCGGTTACGGAATGGCGGTTGCCCAAGCACAACACGCAGTTCGCGAACTTTACAACCAACTTACAGATAAAGGGATCGAAGTTGAATTTGCAATCCATCCGGTTGCTGGAAGGATGCCTGGTCACATGAACGTTCTATTGGCGGAAGCTGATATTCCTTACGACAAAATGAAGGAAATGGACGAGATCAATCCTACTTTCAACACTGTGGACGTAGTTATCATTAACGGTGCAAACGACGTCGTGAATCCTCTGGCAAAAACGGATCCAGGTTCTCCAATCGCTGGAATGCCGATCCTAGACGTGGACAAAGCAAAAACCATTATCGTGATCAAACGTTCCTTGAGCCCGGGATTTGCAGGGGTTCCTAACCCGCTTTTCATCCAAGAAAACTGTCTCATGTATTTCCAAGATGGTAAAAAAGCCACCCAAGAGATCGTGACTGCACTCAAGGATACCTAA
- a CDS encoding YbaN family protein, whose protein sequence is MASLFLCRSIPLAEQKDYSHEVKLHRYGFVRYLLIIIGTISLILGIIGIFTPVLPTTPFLLLTAACYARASQKFYNWLMNNKYFGSFIRDWRIHKAIPLRAKIISVSTIVITMTISAIFAPILQVRIGMAVIGVCVIYYILRFPTKKKEVSE, encoded by the coding sequence ATGGCCTCCCTTTTTTTATGTAGGAGCATTCCGTTGGCAGAACAAAAGGATTATAGCCATGAAGTAAAACTTCACAGATATGGATTCGTTCGTTATCTATTGATCATAATCGGGACCATATCCTTAATTCTGGGAATTATCGGGATCTTTACCCCGGTTTTACCTACTACTCCGTTCTTACTTTTAACCGCAGCTTGTTATGCGAGGGCCTCTCAAAAATTCTATAACTGGCTGATGAATAATAAATATTTCGGAAGTTTTATTAGGGATTGGAGGATACACAAAGCGATCCCTCTAAGAGCAAAGATCATCTCCGTTTCCACAATCGTGATCACAATGACTATCAGCGCGATATTCGCACCGATCCTGCAAGTTAGGATCGGAATGGCAGTGATTGGTGTATGCGTAATCTATTATATTCTCCGCTTTCCGACTAAAAAGAAAGAAGTTTCCGAATAA
- a CDS encoding tetratricopeptide repeat protein — protein MIFCRKNISALLLGFIFLFGTNLGSKETELSDENQSIIAPSPEGELPLPPQPTDQSEVSRRKYQILALNTETINLLRSNALARAQANIERLKKLDPDCLEYHYLNGAYLYVIGRYPQSKKALLKAVEINPSHDPSYYLLGMIFVRRSKWESSVPYFQKAVELANYNPFYRLNMALAYFETGQYLKAKAEAEKGIELKPNYRNLKLILLKVNFLLGNKADALAQCKEFAKEGFVHREFAYIYARLTMDIDKNFRKAIKLYNQFPDLPFNEKRFLAHAYFHTSNYRASANVYSIISGSKILSEEDRINYLRSLVYIKDYRRLESFVASWMLEEPEKKLKIQEALDTAELLRENDPKVYHMLPSRSPYNN, from the coding sequence ATGATCTTCTGTCGGAAGAATATTTCTGCATTACTCCTAGGTTTTATATTTTTATTCGGAACGAACCTAGGATCAAAGGAAACCGAACTTTCCGACGAAAACCAATCGATAATTGCCCCTTCTCCGGAAGGGGAATTACCTCTTCCCCCTCAACCGACCGACCAAAGCGAAGTTTCTAGAAGAAAATACCAGATCCTTGCCCTCAATACGGAGACCATCAATCTCTTAAGATCCAATGCTTTAGCAAGAGCCCAAGCGAATATAGAACGTTTGAAAAAGTTGGATCCGGATTGTTTGGAGTATCATTATCTGAACGGCGCGTATCTGTACGTAATAGGAAGATATCCCCAATCTAAAAAAGCGCTTTTAAAAGCGGTAGAGATTAATCCAAGTCATGATCCATCCTATTACCTTCTCGGAATGATATTTGTAAGAAGAAGTAAATGGGAATCTTCCGTCCCCTATTTCCAAAAAGCGGTAGAGCTTGCGAATTATAACCCATTTTACAGATTGAATATGGCTCTGGCTTATTTCGAAACAGGGCAATATCTAAAAGCAAAAGCAGAAGCGGAGAAGGGAATAGAGCTCAAGCCGAATTACAGGAATTTAAAACTCATATTATTAAAAGTGAATTTTCTTTTGGGAAATAAAGCCGACGCTCTTGCCCAATGTAAGGAATTCGCGAAAGAAGGTTTTGTTCACAGGGAATTCGCTTATATTTACGCACGTCTTACGATGGATATAGATAAAAATTTCCGTAAGGCGATCAAATTATACAATCAGTTCCCTGATCTTCCTTTTAACGAAAAAAGATTTTTGGCCCATGCTTACTTTCACACTTCGAATTACAGGGCTTCTGCAAACGTGTATTCTATCATTTCGGGTTCTAAGATCCTCTCGGAAGAGGATCGGATCAACTATCTCAGATCTTTGGTGTATATTAAGGATTATAGAAGATTGGAATCTTTCGTAGCTTCCTGGATGTTGGAAGAACCTGAAAAAAAATTAAAGATCCAAGAAGCATTGGATACAGCGGAACTTTTGAGAGAGAATGATCCGAAAGTGTATCATATGCTTCCTTCCCGTTCACCGTATAATAACTGA
- a CDS encoding LIC10301 family lipoprotein: MKKILFSLAILSLFIGCQPPLQERILGIWERTAVCAADGQCKNSDPGKAPKLSIFRPGLAIYENPEDPENQRRIEYEFYEKETKSREPELIFRFLNLGFDIRYIVKKANKETLELLNPDLNNTEVYKKLGPAPE; this comes from the coding sequence ATGAAAAAAATTCTTTTTTCCTTAGCGATCTTATCCTTATTTATAGGCTGTCAACCTCCACTACAAGAGAGAATTTTAGGTATCTGGGAAAGAACCGCCGTTTGTGCAGCCGACGGACAGTGTAAAAATTCGGATCCGGGTAAGGCTCCTAAACTTTCTATCTTTAGACCAGGACTTGCGATCTACGAAAACCCGGAAGATCCAGAAAATCAGCGCAGAATAGAATACGAGTTTTACGAGAAAGAAACCAAGTCTAGAGAGCCTGAACTTATATTTAGGTTTTTGAATCTAGGATTCGATATTCGTTATATAGTGAAAAAAGCGAATAAAGAAACTTTAGAACTACTCAATCCGGATCTGAACAATACCGAAGTTTATAAAAAGTTAGGTCCTGCTCCCGAATGA
- a CDS encoding STAS domain-containing protein, whose product MGENSEIIEIKPELTALFNDYYAFRNQLMDAIAKKPVKIVLDLGKIPVMNSISISSLVWFCKNAKLEGIEIDIREIHPDLMKTFEVLKIDEYFQRI is encoded by the coding sequence ATGGGTGAAAATTCGGAGATTATCGAGATCAAACCGGAGCTAACTGCCCTTTTTAACGACTATTACGCATTTCGAAACCAGTTAATGGATGCGATCGCCAAAAAGCCGGTTAAAATCGTCTTGGATCTGGGCAAAATTCCCGTGATGAATTCCATTTCTATTAGTTCCTTGGTTTGGTTCTGCAAAAACGCTAAGTTAGAAGGGATCGAGATCGATATTAGGGAAATACATCCCGACCTGATGAAAACATTTGAAGTGCTCAAGATCGACGAGTACTTTCAGCGAATCTAA
- the flgB gene encoding flagellar basal body rod protein FlgB, producing MFQKTHFMKTQDLLERGMNAASMKRKVLADNIANADVPHFKRSEVLFESMIKRALESEKIEASKAIPTRIEDERHISFFTPLDYKSVKPKANIDYLTTVRADGNNVDPEKEVMEASNSQMQYMMMVERLNANFRDLKNVMRLA from the coding sequence ATGTTCCAAAAAACACATTTCATGAAGACTCAGGACTTGCTCGAGAGAGGAATGAACGCTGCCTCTATGAAAAGAAAAGTCCTCGCGGACAATATCGCGAATGCGGATGTTCCCCATTTTAAAAGAAGTGAAGTACTTTTCGAATCCATGATCAAAAGAGCCTTGGAATCCGAAAAGATAGAAGCTTCTAAGGCGATCCCGACCAGGATCGAAGATGAACGTCATATTTCCTTTTTTACACCATTAGATTATAAATCCGTAAAGCCAAAGGCTAACATAGATTATCTGACCACAGTCAGAGCCGATGGAAATAACGTGGATCCCGAAAAAGAAGTAATGGAAGCATCCAATTCTCAAATGCAATACATGATGATGGTCGAAAGACTGAATGCGAACTTCCGTGATTTGAAGAACGTAATGAGGTTGGCTTAA